In the Treponema maltophilum ATCC 51939 genome, CAAATACATATTGGAAAGCGTTTGCGATTCGACGCCCTGCGACGCATCGACCAAAAGCAGGGCGCCTTCGCACGAAGCAATCGCGCGCGACACTTCATACGAAAAATCCACATGTCCCGGCGTATCGACAAAATTCAGTTCATAGGTTTTGCCGTCTTTTGCCGTATACGGAATGGTTACCGCCTGGCTTTTTATCGTGATGCCGCGCTCGCGTTCTATGTCCATGTTGTCGAGTATTTGATTTTGGAACTGCCGATCGTCGATTATTCGCGCTTTTTGAATAAGGCGGTCGGAAAGGGTTGATTTACCGTGATCTATGTGCGCAACGATACAAAAGTTGCGTTTTTGCTGCAAATCGATCATTGCGCCATTCTATTAGAAAAAATAAAGACTGTCCAGAGGCGCATACAGGGCAAGGCCGACTTCAAGATAGCCGCTTTTGCGCTTTTTTGTGTACAGTTCGGCATACAGGGCGCGGTCCTCTTCAAAGAGCCGCGTTTTAAGTATTTCCACCGGATCGTGCACCGAAAAACCCGATTCGTCGGCACTGCTGCCTTTTATAATCGATTGTACCGAAAACCTGCGTTTATTGCCGACCGAAGCAGGAACGAGTTCCATGCCGAACAGCGGATAAAACATGCGGTATTCGCTTTCGCGCTCGTAAATGTATTTTCCCGGATATTCGGGCCGCTCGTCACAATACACCAAAACGTTTCCGTCCGAATATCGTGTGCTATCGGCGGCTGCGACGGAATCGCGCGCAGTGCCATCTTTTTTCAGCAAGGGTCTGCGGTACGAAACGCGCGCAAGAGAAAACGGCGCGCAGCCGATAAGGTACTGTTGCAGTTCTTCAATCGAGCGCACGGCTTTGCCGTTTACGGCCGTAACAATGTCGTTCGCGCAAAGCCCCGCATAATCGGCCGAACCGCCGGGGGCTGCGTAAAGGATTTGAACGCCCTGCCCTTCGGTGTCTGAAGGATTTTTTTTGTACGTACGCCCGTAGGCGCCGATCCACGCATGTTTTGTTTCGCCCGAAGCATACAGCCGGTTTAAAACGGTTTTAAGATATTCGACCGGAACGGCAAAATTCAATCCCTGATAATTGAGTAAGCCGGCAAACACGACGCCCTGTACTTCGCCTTCAGCGTTTACAAGCGGGCCGCCGGAGTTCCCCGAATTGACCGCGGCGTCGATCTGTATAACCGACACCGTAGACAAAAGGTTGCGGTCGAACGACGACACGATGCCCGAGGTAATGGTACTTTCCAAACCGGCCGGAGAGCCTATAGCGTAAATGCGCTCGCCGATGGAAAGGTTTTCGGAAGAGCCGAGCGTAAATACGTAGGGCGGTTTTATTTCGGTTTTGAGCAAAGCCAAGTCGAGGGTTTTGTCCCAGCCGACAACCCTCGCGGGAATGCGCGTATCCGGATCCGAGGCGAGTTTTATATACAATTTGCCGTAGCCTTCGTAGGTCGGGTCGACCAAATCCGCGATAACGTGATGGTTCGTTACGATGTAGCCGCGCTCATCGATAAAAAACCCCGAACCGATGACGCGCGAGGCAAAGCCCATACCCTTTTGGACTTTTACGCCCAAATCGACCCACACGGTTACGCAGCCTTGAATAAAATCGCGGACAGTGTTTGCCTCCGCTTCCCTTTGCTTTTGCTCCGAAACTTTTTCCCGCGGCGAAAGCCGGGCAAGACCGTTAAACTTATCCTGCGCGGCGGCGCAATCGGCGGCAAAACTTCCGGCATTTTCAAACGGAAAGCTCGTCGCCGCATACACGGTTTGCAGGCTTTTTCCCAAACGCGCCGCTTGAGCCCAATTTTCATTTTTGAACGCATCGTAAAAGGCTTCTTCGGTATGCGCGGCGCACTCTTTGAACAGAGTTTCGGCGCGGTTTAAAAAGGGAGCGGTGCGGCATTCTTCGATAAGCAAAGCGGCGCGCCATAAAGCGTACACGGGCTTTTCTTTTTTTTTGTCCCGGATGCGCTCCAGTTCTTTATTGAACACCTGCTCGTCGGTAAAATCCGGTTTGACATAAGCGATTTTATGTGAAGAAGCGCAGGAAATAAAAAGCGCGGGTATTACGCATAAAAGCACCGAAAGCAGCGCACAAAGCGCCGGCAGCCGGGCACTGTGCGTTTTTATGTTTTTGATTTTATTCGTACAACAATTCACCAAAATACGTATCTCCGTTTTTTACGGCAAAAATTCTTGCAAACCTGTCTTTGTCTTTAAGCCAAATCAAATTCGTTACGGTACATATAACACCCGAAGAGCCCTTTTGGTTAAGCTCTTTTATAACTTTTTGTGCATAATTTCCGCCGGGAGAAACGCCTATCCAAAAAAACGGTGCGGCCGCATCGCGCTCAACCGGAATGCCGTCCGCCGATACGGGAATACCTTTTTGTATAATCAGCCTTACATGCCTGCCGCTTACCGGATGAACGTATTCGGTTTCTTCAGAATCGCCGTTTTTCACATAGCGGATTATCATGCTTCCCGTTTCATTATCGTTCCATTGTGCGGTCGTTTTTCCGTTCGGTCTGTATTCTTCACTGAATTCGATTATGCCGTTGGCGTCGGCATCAGATACGACTTTTTGCAAATACAAACCCTTTGCCGCATTGTCGACTCCGAACAAACGCAAAGAAAGTTCACGCGCTTCTTCGGCACTCCGGTGCAAGAGCGCGTTTTCGCCTGTGTTTTTGTCAGTGTTTTCGTCCGCGTATGCATATATTTCGGTCAGTTCGTATGTGCCGTTTTTGTCGCGGTCGACGTTTCGAAAACGCAGCGCACCGTTTTCAAAAAAAGCGTAGGCATAAGGCGTTCCGTTGTCGGTATAGACCGCGTTTTGCGCTTTGCCGTCAAACAGGCTGAAGCGTACAAGGGCGTTTTCACCTTCGGCGCTTTTGCGCTCGACCGTATGCGAAAGCGCAAACAAATCGTCCGCATTAAGCACGGACCGCACGTCATCGCGCAAAACGGGAAGATAAAAAGAGAGGGAGGCGCGCTCTTCCATAACGGGGTCTTTAATCATGTTGACGGGACTTGCAAACAATCGATCTTCATTGAGCGTATACGTGCCGCCCGACCATATGACGCGCGAAAGAGAAGGCCACGTACCGTACCACAGCACGGCATCTTCCCGTACAAGGTTCACTTTTACCGGAACGCCGTAATCGCAGTCGACCGTCCAATCGATAATGCCGTCCCGATTTGCGTCGTATTCGATAAACGAGGGACGGCCGGAACGATAATTCACCGTCATATCGGAAATGCCGTCGCCGTTCGTATCGAAACGGAGCGTACCGGCAAAGACGGCATACAGTTTTCGTACGCGCTCTTTTGTTTTTTCACCGGAAACAAGCGACACAAAACTTTTTACAAGGGTGTAATCGGAGGTACCGCTGAAAAAAGGCGCTACGTAATCGAAGGCTTTTTCTTCGCTCATAAGTCCCGCTTTAAGCGCGTACACGGCATAGCGCGGATCGGTTTTGCCGTAGGCGTTCCACGCTTTAAGAAGACGTCGCCCGTCTTCTTCGGAAAAAGCGAACACAGAAGCTTTCAGCAACACGTCGGGATCCGCATCCTGCAAATCATACGCGCGCGACACAAAAAGAGATGAAAGTTCCGCAAAGGTTTTATCGGATTCATCGCCGCCGTTGAGCGCCGTATTGCCGCCGGGAGTTTCCGCGTTATCGGCGCTACCGGCCGTTTGGGCACTGTCGGTAGCATCAGCGATTTCGCCGGCAGTTTGTGCGTCATTGCCGCCGTTTTCCCGCGACGGTTCCCGTTCACGTTCGAAAAACAAAAGTGCAAAGCGCGGATCTTCGGGAAACCGCAGCGCCCCCTGCCTGACCGTTTTGCGCGCATCGCCGATATTGCCTAAAAGGTAGAGCGCATTTGCGCGTATGTACAGTGCGTCTTTTCCAGAAAGTAAAGGGCGTTCATTCAAAAGGGAAAGGGCTTCGGCGGCCCTCGCCGTTTTTGTATATACAGACGCAAGCAAAAGGCGTGCCGCGTCTTTGTTGTATTCGTACCATTTGTTTTGCAAAGCGGATTTTAAAAGCGGCTCAATCTTATACGGTGGAAGGCCGCGCTGCGACATACCGAGCGCTTGAATATAATACAGGTCGGCAACCGTATTGTCATAGGTTAAACCGAGCGCGGCGCGCGAATAAGAAGCTTCATATTCTTCGTTTGCGAGAAGTTTTTTTGCAATATCGATACAACGCACGGCCGTTTCGGTATACGGTGCGGGAGTTTGAGAAAACGCAAAAGCGGCAAAGGTGCAAAGGCTTGCGGCAATGCAAAGACGCCGCAAAATGAAACGGTTTTTTTTCATACACACCTCTCTTAATAAAAACGCCGGCACTGCAGCAGACGGCACTGCATCGAACATCGACTGTACGGCATCAGACGGAACTTTTTATTCCGCCCCTATGTCCGGCGGCGCAAATCGACATGAGGCCCTTCCAAGCCCGCGCTTTTTTCCGCCTCGTTTTCGGCAAGCGCTTCGGACGGCTTAAAACCGAGCAATTCGCGCACTTCTTTATCATCCAAAGTTTCTTTTTCCACCAAAGCCTGCGTCAGTTTATCCAACTGATCGCGGTGTTCGGTGAGTATTTTAAGCGTGCGCTTACGCGCTTCGTTTAAAAGTTTTTCTACGGCGCGGTCTATTTTTTGCGCGCTTTCTTCCGAATAGCCTTTGCGCCGCTCGATTTCTTTTCCCATAAATATGGGTTCGTCTTCGCGGCCGTAACTGACCGCTCCCACATCTTCCGACATACCCCACTCGCACACCATGCGGCGCGCAATATCGGTAGCCCGCTCTATATCGTTTTGGGTACCTGTCGTCGTATCGCCGTAGACAATCGATTCGGCCGCATAACCGCCGAACAAAATAACCAGCTGATCTTCAAGCCAGCTTTTTGTGTGCGAATACGAATCTTCTTTGGGGAGTCCGACCGTAAGGCCGAGCGCGCGGCCGCGCGGAATTATCGTTACCTTGTGCAAAGGAGACGCGTTTTTCAAATAATAATACGGAAGCGCGTGTCCGGCCTCGTGGCACGCGGTCATAACGCGTTCTTTTTCGGGCATAACCATCGATTCGCGGGCAACGCCCATAAGGATTTTGTCGCGCGCCTGTTCCAATTCGGTAAACGAAACCTTTTCTTTATTTTTACGCGCGGCAAACAAAGCGCCCTCGTTAATCATGTTCGACAAATCGGCGCCGCTCATGCCCGACGTCGCCCGCGCAAAATGTTTAAAGTCCACGTCGTCGTCAAGCTTTATTTTTTTCGCATGAACGATCAAAATGGCTTCGCGCTCTTTTATGTCCGGAAGCGACACGTGCACTTGCCGGTCGAAGCGGCCGGGGCGCAAAAGCGCGGGATCCAAAACGTCCGGGCGGTTGGTCGCGGCAAGCACGATAACGCCTTCTTTGCCGTCGAAGCCGTCCATTTCGACAAGCATTTGGTTGAGCGTTTGCTCGCGCTCGTCGTGTCCGCCGCCGAAGCCGGCTCCGCGGGCGCGCCCAACGGCGTCAAGTTCGTCTATAAAGATAATGGCCGGTGCGCGCTTTCTTCCCTGTTCGAACAAATCGCGTACACGGCTTGCCCCCACACCGACAAACATTTCGACAAAATCGCTTCCCGAAATATGTAAAAACGAAACGTTCGCTTCGCCCGCAACGGCGCGCGCCAAAAGCGTTTTTCCCGTTCCGGGACTTCCGACCAAAAGCACGCCTCCGGGAATTTTCGCGCCGATTTCGCGGTATTTTTTCGGATTTTTCAAAAAATCGACGATTTCGGACAATTCTTTTTTCGCTTCTTCCTGCCCCGCAACATCGGCGAATGTTACCTTTTTTTTATTGGTATCGAAAAGCCGCGCGCGGCTTCGCCCGAACTGCATTCCGCGCGAATTCTGCATGGACATTTGCCGCATAAAAACGAACAAAAAAATCAGCATTATAAAAAGCGGCAAAAAGTCCAACACTTCGGCAAGAACATTCGGCTTAGTCGCCTTCCCCGAAACCTGCACGCCGTTTTGCTCCAAAAAAGACATCAGCGACGTATCGTTGTAGGGAATGACAGTTTGAAAGCGCGATTGCGCACCGTCGGAAATGTTCGCCGAGCGCATGGTACCCAAAATGATTTTTTGGTCCTGTATTTGAACGTCGCTCACTTGATGTTGCCCGACAGCCGTCAAAAAATCGCTGTACGATATAACCGGATACACATTCGTTTCTTTATTCATCATAGCCATGACGATAAAAAAGGCTCCGAGCAAAAACAAAACGAGTAAACCGATGCGGTTTCCTGCGGGACGCATATTGAAGTTATTCCGTTCGTTTTCATTTTTTTTGGACGTATTTTTTTGAAAATGTCGATTTTGATCCATCTTTATTCCTCAAATACCGCAACGGTGCGCACGGTCGGGTAAAACAAAAAAACGCAGCCCCCGTTTTGCGCGCAGCCTTTAACATACCAGTCGGGGTATCCGAAAGGGGCGCCCCATACGCACACGGGATTTCCCCCGTATTCGACAACCGGTACAAGGGGCGACAAGCGGCTTTCTATGCCCCATTCGTTCCATATTTTTTTTAAGGCCTTATGGGTGCCTTGGGCCGTTTGTATGCGGTCGCCCGCACGGCGGTTCCTTATTGTGAAGGGAAGCGAAAAAGGCCCCGCGCACACTTCCCCGTATTTATTGTCGGCACGCTTTTGCGTTTTCCGCACGTGAGCTTCGTTTGCACCGAGAACTTCAAAGCGGCCGAAGGGCGCTTCGTAGGAGCCGGCTTTATCGACCGATATGCAAAAATCGGAATGTCCGCCGACTCCTTCTTCCGGAGCGCTTGAGCACAAAGTCGTGCCCGAACGAAGATTCGTTACGGTTAAAAACTTTTTTGTCTTTACGCACTCGATTCCGCAGCCTCTCACTCGCCTCTTGCCCGATGCGCAGTCTTTAAAAAGCGCGTACGGAATACGGCGCTCTATGCCGATTTTTTGCGCAGCCTTATACAGCGCCCTGATCCGCACGGGAAAACCCGCTTGAAAAAACGGAACGGATGCGGTACGCACGGCACCGGACGCAAAGTCGGAAGTGAAATCCGAGCTGCAGCCGGGAAAACCCGGCACGTACTCCCATTCGATGAGGGACGCAAGTTCTTCGATAAAAAGCGCTTCCCGTTCGGCTTTTTGTGCGCCGGAAAGCACGCCCGTATCCCAGCCGCGGATGTGTTCATTTAAAAGCGGAATAAGGTGCAGACGAAGATTGTTGCGGTAGTACGACGGATCGCCGTTTGTTTTGTCTTCGCGGAAAGAGACCGAAAAAAAGCGGGCGTATTCTTCTATGTCGCATCGCGGTATGTCGAGCAGCGGGCGGCAAAAAATACCGCGCCTTTTTGCAATACCCGCGGCGGCGAACCCCGAAATCCCTGCCGAAGCGCCCTGAAAAAAACGCTGCAAAAGCGTTTCCAGCTGATCGTCGCGGTTATGTGCAAGAAGCACAAAATCGCAGTGTTCGGCTTCGGATTGTTTTTGCAGCAAAGCGTAACGCAAAAACCGGGCTGCTTCTTCCGTTCCGCCGCCGCGGCTCAAAGCGGCCGACGCAACGGCCCCCTCGGGAATCGTTTTAATCGTACAGGGAATATTCCAAAGAGCGCACTGTTCTTTTACGAATAAAGCGTCGGCCTCCGTTTCGCTTGCGGGACGAATGTTATGGTTTACCGTTACAACCGAAAGGCGCAGACGCCCCGAAAAATCGCTCGGAATCGGAATTGCGCTTCCGAGCGAACCGCCCTCCGGTGCATTCGGGTGCGGCAGCGTGTTCAGCGCGCGCAGCGCATGCAGCATAACCATAGAGTCGATGCCGCCCGATACGGCCAACAGTAAAGACAGCGGCTCGCAAACGTCCTGCGCACTTGCGGCTTGAACTCGGCCGATCCCGCATTGCTGCAGGCCGGCCGATACTTTTTGCAAAAAAGGATGCACGTAATCAGCGCAGCGGTTTTACCGCGGCCACCATTTCATCTCCCGGAGTAAGAACGGTTACGCCCGATCCGGCAACGATATCTTTAACGCAAATCTTTTCATTCAAATTAAGATTGCCCACGTCGACGACTATGCGCACGGGTAAATCCTTGGGCAAACATTTAATGGCAATACGGCGTACACCGCGCTCCAAAAGGCCGCCCGCGCGGACTCCGACGGGATTTCCGGTCAGCGAAATATTGATTTCGGTCGTCAGATGTTTTTCCGGATCCACGGCATGAAAATCGACATGGCGGTTTTTATCGGTGATGATATCGTAATCGGTCGCTTTAATCAGCACGGAAGTATTTTCTTTTCCGTCGACGCTGAGCGACACAAGTGTCGTAGGCGTTGCGACCTTCCATACTTTTGTAAATTCGCTTTCATTGACGGTAAGCGGAAAAGCTTCGCCTTTCGAATTGTACATAACGGCGGGAAGTTTTCCTTCCGAACGAAGTTTTTTTGCGGCACCCTTTCCCGTAGCGGTGCGCGTAACGGCATTCAATACCAAATTTTCCATAGCGGAACTCCTTATGCGATGGCACAAATATTTTCAGGAAAACCGCGGCGAAAAACCGGTGCCGCTTTTTAAAAGCGAAAGAGAATACACCCCATCGTTCATCACGCCAGAGTTTTCCTTATAGCTGGACCGGCTGGATTCGAACCAGCGGAATACCGGTACCAAAAACCGGTGGCTTACCACTTGCCGACGGTCCAAAGAAGATAAAAAAGTTTGCTGCCGACCGGCTGAGCCTGCAAGGCCGACCGGTTCAGTCGTCGTCCGCGGAAGCGGGCCCTTCTTCGATATGCCCCGCTTCGTACTCGGCCAGGATGCGATCCTGCAGCTGAGTGCGGAATTCCAAGCTTATAGGATGGGCTACGTCCTTATAGTCGCCGCTGCTTGTTTTACGGCTGGGCATCGCGATAAAAAGCCCTGTTTTGCCCTCAATAATCTTAACGTTGTGCACAACGAAACAGTTGTCAAACGTAACCGTAACGTATGCTTTTAATTTTCCTTCGGCCGTCACTTTACGGATACGAATTTCGGTAATCTGCATAACCACTCCTCTCCTGGTCAGAACCTATGCGCTTGAAGCACACACTACACAGGCAGATTGCAGGCTTGCACAACCCGACATTTCCACCTGCCGAATAGCCGAGAGCAGGCGCTCTTCGCTTCTTTTTCGGAAGGAAAAACGCCGTACACAGCAGAACCGGAACCGGTCATCTGAACAAAATCGGCACCGACAGCTTTTAAACTTTCCAGTGCGGCGGCAATAACCGGATAGGTCTCTGCAAGCGGTTCCGTAAAACTGTTGCCGAAAGTCCATTGAGCAGCCGGCTTTCGGTATATGCTTTCCAGTTCCGCGACCCCGGGAAATTCAGCCGGAATCGACCCGTTCAGCCGTTCATCCAAAAGCGCATACGCTTCTTTTGTAGAACTGTGAACCGCAGGATGCACAAGTACAAAGTAAAGGTCGTTGCGGGAGCCGATTTCCCTGATAAACTCGCCACGTCCCGTCACCACGGCACAGCCGCGCGACAGGAAAAAAGCAACGTCGCTTCCGACCCGGCACGCCGCCTGCATCATTTGTTCCAAGCTCAAATCGGTTTCAAACAATTTGTCCAAAACAATCAGCAGGGACGCCGCATCCGAAGACCCGCCGCCCAAACCGGCACCCGAAGGAATGCGCTTAACCAAGTCGACTTGTACGCCTTCTTTAATGCCGGTAAGATTACAAAATTCGCCGTATGCCGTCGTAAGAGTGTTTTCGGCGGGAAGAACAATGTCCGTTTTTATCCGGCACAGCGGTCCGCCCGCTTTTTTTTCAACCGTCAATTCATCGCATAAATCGACCGCTTGAAACACGCTTTCAATACTATGGTATCCGTCCTCTCTTGCCGACTCTTCGGAAGAAAGCACCCGCAAATGCAGGTTAAGCTTTGCGGGAGCGCGAATACGCATTTTATTCGGCATAGGCCTATTATACAGAAAAATATCTTTTTGTCAAACGGTTTGCCGCGCTTTGCCGCGCGGGAAATGAGTTTTTTTTCCGCGTATTTTATCACATTTTTAAAAAAAACAGTTGACACAAAGACAACTCTTCATCTATGTTTATGGTAAGCGATGCCGGTGCATTCGGTCCCGGCACGCGTTTATCGAGTTCTGAAATTAAGGAAGTGCTCAAATGCTCAGTGACAGCGAATTGCAGGATTATTCGTCGGCCGCCGGCTATACAATCGAGGATTCGTACAACGACGACTTTGAAGACGACGACAATCTCGACGACTTTGACGACGACGAATTTATGGACGACGATTTGGATGAGTATGACGACGAGGGCGATTTCGACTACGATGATGACGACGACTTTCAGTACGACGACGATTTAGACGAATAAAGGCCCCGGCCGGAGATGAAAGCTTATAAAAGCTTTTTGCCTCCGTGCCACAGTTTTTCCAAATCGTAAAAACTACGCGCTTCGGCCGTCATAAGGTGAACGACGACGGTGCCCATATCGATTAAATTCCAATCGTCGCCTGACGGAAGCTTTTTGTCGGGAATACGGATCGCAAGATCGTTTTCTTTTGCGTAATCCTTTACCTGCCGGTATAAGCCTTTCCAATGAGCGCTGCTGTTTACGGTCGTAATCACAAAAAAATCGGTCCAACTGCTTAATTCGGAAACGTCGAGCACGACGGTATCGGCGCCCTTATAATCGGTTAAAATATCCGCTATTTCAAGCGCTTTTTCTTTATCGGTTTTCATAGACAATCCTTTTTATCCTTTTTTGTACGTTATAATCAACGTACATAGCGTCCGTCAAAATCTTTTCCGAGCACAATCGTAAAGTCTACAAGCGTATCGGCTTCAAGGGCGCTGTCGTCTTTTTTTACTTCCGCTGTTTTGATATCGGTACAGCGTATAAAATCGCCGACATTTTTTGCGATCTCTTCGTTGCCGATATGGTCGATGATAAACGTTTTATCGTAGTCGTTGCGGTCGGCGTTGGATATCGTAAGAATGTCGTAACCGGCACTTTGCAGCAATGCGGCCGTATTTTTTGCGAGCCCCTGAACGGCCGTTCCGTTTTGAATTTCCAAAACATAAATGCGGCTGTGAACGACTTCCGTTTCGGACACGAGGGCCGAAACCGTTTGTTTAAGAACGTCTTTTATAAGTTGGCCGTCGTAATACGGAAACAAAAGCATTTTGCCGTCTACCATGCGCTGCGAGCCGGTAATCGCTTGGGGAAAAAGCCGTTCGGCGTCGATCAGGGAAATCTTTTCCAAAAGGGTGTATAAGCCGTCATAGTCGATATTCGCCTTGATGCGCGAAGCGTAAAGCGGAAAGACGTTCTTTTTAAAGATGTCGGTTTTGCGCGCATTGATCGCCGACAAAAAGGCGACAACGGCGTTTTGCAGGCGGTCTTGACGATCGGCTGCGGCCGCCTCTTTGTTTTCATACAATACGTACGTGCGTATTTTATCGCCGTCCAGGGTAACCGAACCGGAAGGCAGCAGGTACGACACATCGTCTATTTTATCGTCCACCGGATAGGGCACAAAAACGCGAAGCCCGCCCAAAAGGTCGGTCAATTCCGAAAAATGCTTTAAAGAAATTTCGAGCGAAAACGGAATCGACATGCCGACCAGTTTTTCTATTTCGCCGCGGTAGGCGTCTATCCCCTTTTCTTTGTAAACGGCGTCTATGCGGTCTACCCTGCCCAAACTTGCATATATGGCGCCCGTATTGCCGAGTATATCGATAAGGGCGCCCTTATGCGACACCGGATAATATGCCATAATCATCGTAGCAAGCGCGTTTCCGTCATCTTCAAGCACAATAACCGCTTTGATAATTTGATCGCTTTCCAATACCTTATCTACGGGATTGGTTTTAAGCGACGTTATCAATAAAGAAACCGAAACCGCTAAAACGGCGACAATAAGCAGCAAAAAAATAACATGCGTTTGCGTACCGAGTTTGGGCATATATTTTGTCATTGCAGCCTCTTTTATAATTCCTTTTGTAAGGATTGTATCAAATCCGCCGTTTCGGGCGCGAGCGTTTTGCCCTGCGTTTTTAAATAGCGCGCGTTGTCTTCCGCGACGGATAAAAGCAAAGTGTTCAAGTCCTTTTTCATGCATTCCGCCACGTAAGACGGACTGCTGTGAGGACGCCCCGGCTCTATTTTATCGGCGATGTACAAAATCTTCGCCAAATTTCCCATGCGCGCACAACCGAAAGTATGAAAGCGCACCGCTTCCAAAATATCCGCATCGTCGATGCCGAAATCTTTTTTAAGGACTGTCGCCGCCGCCCGCCCGTGAAGCAGCGATTTTTTTTGCGCTTCCAAATCCGATACGGGCAAATTGTCCTGTACGGCAAGTAAAAAAATCACTTCTTCGTTCATGTCTTTGCACATATCGTGCGTCAAGCCGGCAAAATAGCCGCGCTCGCAGGGTAAACCGTAACGGCGGCACAAATCCCCGGCGGTTTGAGCGGTGCGCACCGAATGCTCATAGCGCGCTTTATGCACCATTGCCGACACATAGCGGTCGAGCAGAGCCGTTGCTTCGTGTATATCGGCGTCAGTTAAAGCCATACAATTTCCTTTCAACAATATACCTGTAAACGCTCGAAGGAACAAGGCTTTTCCAGTCTTTTTTTTCGGCAATCATGCGCCGGATTTTCGCCGACGATGCGACATAAAAATCGTTATGCAAATCTTTGTGCGGCCACGGGAAACCCGCATCGCCCGCGATCCTGTCGTCTGCACTCAAGCTTGTCGCGCTCGTGCCGGCCGCACCTGCAAAAGATGCCGCACTTGCCGCTCCCGCCTGCGCCGACCACCCGCTTTTTTCACTTCCGGAAACGTCTTCATCTCCGAGCGGCGGCCGCCTGCCGAGCAGAATGTCGGTTATTTCGGCCAAAAAGTCGGCTTCTTTCCATTTTCCGAAATCGGCGCACAGGTCGCTTCCGATTATTAAACCGAACTTTTCTTCCGGCCGCGTTTTATAGCGCCGCTCAAGGGCACGCACCGTGTCTATCGTGTAAGAAACGCCCTCGCGTCGAAGCTCGCAGTCATCGGCGGCAAACCGTGCGTCGTTAAACTCGTCGAGCGCCAAGTTGAGCATTGCCCAGCGCTCCTCTTCACGGGCGCCGGACGCGATGAATTTATGGGGCGGATCCTTTGCCGGAATAAACAACACGCGCTCATAACCGTATTCGTTTGCGGCCTGCAGGGCCAAAAGAAGATGCCCGTTGTGTACGGGATTAAAAGAACCGCCCAGCAGTGCAATTTTCATCGCTCGGATCCGGGATACTGCACGTCAACCTCGTCCACCGAGGCGCGGCTTGCAAGAAAAGCGCTTTCACTCTTCGCGGTGTTTTGCGCGCCCGTATCCGAAGCGCCGTACACAAG is a window encoding:
- a CDS encoding S1C family serine protease → MNCCTNKIKNIKTHSARLPALCALLSVLLCVIPALFISCASSHKIAYVKPDFTDEQVFNKELERIRDKKKEKPVYALWRAALLIEECRTAPFLNRAETLFKECAAHTEEAFYDAFKNENWAQAARLGKSLQTVYAATSFPFENAGSFAADCAAAQDKFNGLARLSPREKVSEQKQREAEANTVRDFIQGCVTVWVDLGVKVQKGMGFASRVIGSGFFIDERGYIVTNHHVIADLVDPTYEGYGKLYIKLASDPDTRIPARVVGWDKTLDLALLKTEIKPPYVFTLGSSENLSIGERIYAIGSPAGLESTITSGIVSSFDRNLLSTVSVIQIDAAVNSGNSGGPLVNAEGEVQGVVFAGLLNYQGLNFAVPVEYLKTVLNRLYASGETKHAWIGAYGRTYKKNPSDTEGQGVQILYAAPGGSADYAGLCANDIVTAVNGKAVRSIEELQQYLIGCAPFSLARVSYRRPLLKKDGTARDSVAAADSTRYSDGNVLVYCDERPEYPGKYIYERESEYRMFYPLFGMELVPASVGNKRRFSVQSIIKGSSADESGFSVHDPVEILKTRLFEEDRALYAELYTKKRKSGYLEVGLALYAPLDSLYFF
- the ftsH gene encoding ATP-dependent zinc metalloprotease FtsH, with protein sequence MDQNRHFQKNTSKKNENERNNFNMRPAGNRIGLLVLFLLGAFFIVMAMMNKETNVYPVISYSDFLTAVGQHQVSDVQIQDQKIILGTMRSANISDGAQSRFQTVIPYNDTSLMSFLEQNGVQVSGKATKPNVLAEVLDFLPLFIMLIFLFVFMRQMSMQNSRGMQFGRSRARLFDTNKKKVTFADVAGQEEAKKELSEIVDFLKNPKKYREIGAKIPGGVLLVGSPGTGKTLLARAVAGEANVSFLHISGSDFVEMFVGVGASRVRDLFEQGRKRAPAIIFIDELDAVGRARGAGFGGGHDEREQTLNQMLVEMDGFDGKEGVIVLAATNRPDVLDPALLRPGRFDRQVHVSLPDIKEREAILIVHAKKIKLDDDVDFKHFARATSGMSGADLSNMINEGALFAARKNKEKVSFTELEQARDKILMGVARESMVMPEKERVMTACHEAGHALPYYYLKNASPLHKVTIIPRGRALGLTVGLPKEDSYSHTKSWLEDQLVILFGGYAAESIVYGDTTTGTQNDIERATDIARRMVCEWGMSEDVGAVSYGREDEPIFMGKEIERRKGYSEESAQKIDRAVEKLLNEARKRTLKILTEHRDQLDKLTQALVEKETLDDKEVRELLGFKPSEALAENEAEKSAGLEGPHVDLRRRT
- the tilS gene encoding tRNA lysidine(34) synthetase TilS, which produces MQKVSAGLQQCGIGRVQAASAQDVCEPLSLLLAVSGGIDSMVMLHALRALNTLPHPNAPEGGSLGSAIPIPSDFSGRLRLSVVTVNHNIRPASETEADALFVKEQCALWNIPCTIKTIPEGAVASAALSRGGGTEEAARFLRYALLQKQSEAEHCDFVLLAHNRDDQLETLLQRFFQGASAGISGFAAAGIAKRRGIFCRPLLDIPRCDIEEYARFFSVSFREDKTNGDPSYYRNNLRLHLIPLLNEHIRGWDTGVLSGAQKAEREALFIEELASLIEWEYVPGFPGCSSDFTSDFASGAVRTASVPFFQAGFPVRIRALYKAAQKIGIERRIPYALFKDCASGKRRVRGCGIECVKTKKFLTVTNLRSGTTLCSSAPEEGVGGHSDFCISVDKAGSYEAPFGRFEVLGANEAHVRKTQKRADNKYGEVCAGPFSLPFTIRNRRAGDRIQTAQGTHKALKKIWNEWGIESRLSPLVPVVEYGGNPVCVWGAPFGYPDWYVKGCAQNGGCVFLFYPTVRTVAVFEE
- a CDS encoding 50S ribosomal protein L25, coding for MENLVLNAVTRTATGKGAAKKLRSEGKLPAVMYNSKGEAFPLTVNESEFTKVWKVATPTTLVSLSVDGKENTSVLIKATDYDIITDKNRHVDFHAVDPEKHLTTEINISLTGNPVGVRAGGLLERGVRRIAIKCLPKDLPVRIVVDVGNLNLNEKICVKDIVAGSGVTVLTPGDEMVAAVKPLR
- the spoVG gene encoding septation regulator SpoVG encodes the protein MQITEIRIRKVTAEGKLKAYVTVTFDNCFVVHNVKIIEGKTGLFIAMPSRKTSSGDYKDVAHPISLEFRTQLQDRILAEYEAGHIEEGPASADDD